The following proteins come from a genomic window of Canis aureus isolate CA01 chromosome 3, VMU_Caureus_v.1.0, whole genome shotgun sequence:
- the MMP23B gene encoding matrix metalloproteinase-23 isoform X1 — MGLGACVSSAASGAQAQARWLGAVLGALCLLPVLLLLARPGGPAARLGASAAQGDLAAPYPVGVFATPGPSPLPLQAPRRRRYTLTPARLRWDHFNLTYRILSFPRNLLSPSETRRGLATAFRMWSDVSPFSFREVAPEQPSDLRIGFYPVNHTDCLVSALHHCFDGPTGELAHAFFPPHGGIHFDDSEYWVLGPTRYSWKKGVWLTDLVHVAAHEIGHALGLMHSQHGRALMHLNATLRGWKTLSQDELWGLHRLYGCLDRLFVCTSWARRGFCDTRRRLMKRLCPSSCDFCYEFPFPTVAATAPPPRTKTRLVPEGRNVTFRCGQKILHKKGKVYWYKDQEPLEFSYPGYLALGEAHLSIIANAINEGTYTCVVRRRQRVLSTYSWRVRVRG, encoded by the exons ATGGGCCTCGGGGCCTGCGTGTCCTCAGCAGCGTCGGGGGCCCAAGCCCAGGCTCGCTGGCTGGGAGCTGTGCTGGGCGCCCTGTGCCTGTTGCCGGTGCTCCTGCTGCTGGCGCGGCCCGGGGGCCCTGCAGCCCGGCTGGGGGCCAGCGCAGCGCAG GGAGACCTCGCCGCACCCTACCCTGTGGGTGTCTTCGCCACCCCAGGACCCagtcccctgcccctccaggcACCCCGCAGACGCCGCTACACGCTGACCCCAGCCAGGCTGCGCTGGGACCACTTCAACCTCACCTACAG GATCCTCTCCTTCCCACGGAACCTGCTGAGCCCCAGTGAGACCCGGCGGGGCCTGGCCACTGCCTTTCGCATGTGGAGTGACGTGTCCCCCTTCAGCTTCCGAGAGGTGGCCCCTGAGCAGCCCAGCGACCTGCGCATAG GCTTCTACCCGGTCAACCATACGGACTGCCTGGTCTCCGCGCTGCACCACTGCTTCGATGGCCCAACAGGCGAGCTGGCTCACGCCTTCTTTCCCCCGCACGGCGGCATCCACTTTGATGACAGCGAATACTGGGTCCTGGGTCCCACACGCTACAGCTGGAAGAAAG GCGTTTGGCTCACTGACCTGGTGCACGTGGCAGCCCATGAGATTGGCCATGCGCTGGGCCTGATGCACTCACAGCATGGCCGGGCGCTCATGCACCTTAATGCCACTCTGCGTGGCTGGAAGACCCTGTCGCAGGATGAACTGTGGGGGCTGCACCGACTCTATG GCTGCCTAGACCGGCTGTTCGTGTGCACATCCTGGGCTCGGAGGGGATTTTGTGACACCCGCCGGAGGCTCATGAAGAGGCTCTGCCCCAGCAGCTGTGACTTCTGCTATG AGTTCCCCTTCCCCACGGTGGCCGCCACTGCACCACCACCCAGGACCAAGACCAGGCTGGTGCCTGAGGGCCGGAATGTGACCTTCCGATGTGGCCAGAAGATCCTTCACAAGAAAGGCAAAGTGTA CTGGTACAAGGACCAGGAACCCCTGGAGTTCTCCTACCCTGGCTACCTGGCGCTGGGCGAAGCACATCTGAGCATCATTGCCAACGCCATCAACGAGGGCACGTACACGTGTGTGGTGCGCCGGCGGCAGCGTGTGCTCAGCACCTACTCCTGGCGAGTCCGAGTGCGGGGCTGA
- the MMP23B gene encoding matrix metalloproteinase-23 isoform X2, with protein sequence MGLGACVSSAASGAQAQARWLGAVLGALCLLPVLLLLARPGGPAARLGASAAQGDLAAPYPVGVFATPGPSPLPLQAPRRRRYTLTPARLRWDHFNLTYRILSFPRNLLSPSETRRGLATAFRMWSDVSPFSFREVAPEQPSDLRIGELAHAFFPPHGGIHFDDSEYWVLGPTRYSWKKGVWLTDLVHVAAHEIGHALGLMHSQHGRALMHLNATLRGWKTLSQDELWGLHRLYGCLDRLFVCTSWARRGFCDTRRRLMKRLCPSSCDFCYEFPFPTVAATAPPPRTKTRLVPEGRNVTFRCGQKILHKKGKVYWYKDQEPLEFSYPGYLALGEAHLSIIANAINEGTYTCVVRRRQRVLSTYSWRVRVRG encoded by the exons ATGGGCCTCGGGGCCTGCGTGTCCTCAGCAGCGTCGGGGGCCCAAGCCCAGGCTCGCTGGCTGGGAGCTGTGCTGGGCGCCCTGTGCCTGTTGCCGGTGCTCCTGCTGCTGGCGCGGCCCGGGGGCCCTGCAGCCCGGCTGGGGGCCAGCGCAGCGCAG GGAGACCTCGCCGCACCCTACCCTGTGGGTGTCTTCGCCACCCCAGGACCCagtcccctgcccctccaggcACCCCGCAGACGCCGCTACACGCTGACCCCAGCCAGGCTGCGCTGGGACCACTTCAACCTCACCTACAG GATCCTCTCCTTCCCACGGAACCTGCTGAGCCCCAGTGAGACCCGGCGGGGCCTGGCCACTGCCTTTCGCATGTGGAGTGACGTGTCCCCCTTCAGCTTCCGAGAGGTGGCCCCTGAGCAGCCCAGCGACCTGCGCATAG GCGAGCTGGCTCACGCCTTCTTTCCCCCGCACGGCGGCATCCACTTTGATGACAGCGAATACTGGGTCCTGGGTCCCACACGCTACAGCTGGAAGAAAG GCGTTTGGCTCACTGACCTGGTGCACGTGGCAGCCCATGAGATTGGCCATGCGCTGGGCCTGATGCACTCACAGCATGGCCGGGCGCTCATGCACCTTAATGCCACTCTGCGTGGCTGGAAGACCCTGTCGCAGGATGAACTGTGGGGGCTGCACCGACTCTATG GCTGCCTAGACCGGCTGTTCGTGTGCACATCCTGGGCTCGGAGGGGATTTTGTGACACCCGCCGGAGGCTCATGAAGAGGCTCTGCCCCAGCAGCTGTGACTTCTGCTATG AGTTCCCCTTCCCCACGGTGGCCGCCACTGCACCACCACCCAGGACCAAGACCAGGCTGGTGCCTGAGGGCCGGAATGTGACCTTCCGATGTGGCCAGAAGATCCTTCACAAGAAAGGCAAAGTGTA CTGGTACAAGGACCAGGAACCCCTGGAGTTCTCCTACCCTGGCTACCTGGCGCTGGGCGAAGCACATCTGAGCATCATTGCCAACGCCATCAACGAGGGCACGTACACGTGTGTGGTGCGCCGGCGGCAGCGTGTGCTCAGCACCTACTCCTGGCGAGTCCGAGTGCGGGGCTGA
- the MMP23B gene encoding matrix metalloproteinase-23 isoform X4, with product MGLGACVSSAASGAQAQARWLGAVLGALCLLPVLLLLARPGGPAARLGASAAQGDLAAPYPVGVFATPGPSPLPLQAPRRRRYTLTPARLRWDHFNLTYRILSFPRNLLSPSETRRGLATAFRMWSDVSPFSFREVAPEQPSDLRIGELAHAFFPPHGGIHFDDSEYWVLGPTRYSWKKGCLDRLFVCTSWARRGFCDTRRRLMKRLCPSSCDFCYEFPFPTVAATAPPPRTKTRLVPEGRNVTFRCGQKILHKKGKVYWYKDQEPLEFSYPGYLALGEAHLSIIANAINEGTYTCVVRRRQRVLSTYSWRVRVRG from the exons ATGGGCCTCGGGGCCTGCGTGTCCTCAGCAGCGTCGGGGGCCCAAGCCCAGGCTCGCTGGCTGGGAGCTGTGCTGGGCGCCCTGTGCCTGTTGCCGGTGCTCCTGCTGCTGGCGCGGCCCGGGGGCCCTGCAGCCCGGCTGGGGGCCAGCGCAGCGCAG GGAGACCTCGCCGCACCCTACCCTGTGGGTGTCTTCGCCACCCCAGGACCCagtcccctgcccctccaggcACCCCGCAGACGCCGCTACACGCTGACCCCAGCCAGGCTGCGCTGGGACCACTTCAACCTCACCTACAG GATCCTCTCCTTCCCACGGAACCTGCTGAGCCCCAGTGAGACCCGGCGGGGCCTGGCCACTGCCTTTCGCATGTGGAGTGACGTGTCCCCCTTCAGCTTCCGAGAGGTGGCCCCTGAGCAGCCCAGCGACCTGCGCATAG GCGAGCTGGCTCACGCCTTCTTTCCCCCGCACGGCGGCATCCACTTTGATGACAGCGAATACTGGGTCCTGGGTCCCACACGCTACAGCTGGAAGAAAG GCTGCCTAGACCGGCTGTTCGTGTGCACATCCTGGGCTCGGAGGGGATTTTGTGACACCCGCCGGAGGCTCATGAAGAGGCTCTGCCCCAGCAGCTGTGACTTCTGCTATG AGTTCCCCTTCCCCACGGTGGCCGCCACTGCACCACCACCCAGGACCAAGACCAGGCTGGTGCCTGAGGGCCGGAATGTGACCTTCCGATGTGGCCAGAAGATCCTTCACAAGAAAGGCAAAGTGTA CTGGTACAAGGACCAGGAACCCCTGGAGTTCTCCTACCCTGGCTACCTGGCGCTGGGCGAAGCACATCTGAGCATCATTGCCAACGCCATCAACGAGGGCACGTACACGTGTGTGGTGCGCCGGCGGCAGCGTGTGCTCAGCACCTACTCCTGGCGAGTCCGAGTGCGGGGCTGA
- the MMP23B gene encoding matrix metalloproteinase-23 isoform X3, whose protein sequence is MGLGACVSSAASGAQAQARWLGAVLGALCLLPVLLLLARPGGPAARLGASAAQGDLAAPYPVGVFATPGPSPLPLQAPRRRRYTLTPARLRWDHFNLTYRILSFPRNLLSPSETRRGLATAFRMWSDVSPFSFREVAPEQPSDLRIGFYPVNHTDCLVSALHHCFDGPTGELAHAFFPPHGGIHFDDSEYWVLGPTRYSWKKGCLDRLFVCTSWARRGFCDTRRRLMKRLCPSSCDFCYEFPFPTVAATAPPPRTKTRLVPEGRNVTFRCGQKILHKKGKVYWYKDQEPLEFSYPGYLALGEAHLSIIANAINEGTYTCVVRRRQRVLSTYSWRVRVRG, encoded by the exons ATGGGCCTCGGGGCCTGCGTGTCCTCAGCAGCGTCGGGGGCCCAAGCCCAGGCTCGCTGGCTGGGAGCTGTGCTGGGCGCCCTGTGCCTGTTGCCGGTGCTCCTGCTGCTGGCGCGGCCCGGGGGCCCTGCAGCCCGGCTGGGGGCCAGCGCAGCGCAG GGAGACCTCGCCGCACCCTACCCTGTGGGTGTCTTCGCCACCCCAGGACCCagtcccctgcccctccaggcACCCCGCAGACGCCGCTACACGCTGACCCCAGCCAGGCTGCGCTGGGACCACTTCAACCTCACCTACAG GATCCTCTCCTTCCCACGGAACCTGCTGAGCCCCAGTGAGACCCGGCGGGGCCTGGCCACTGCCTTTCGCATGTGGAGTGACGTGTCCCCCTTCAGCTTCCGAGAGGTGGCCCCTGAGCAGCCCAGCGACCTGCGCATAG GCTTCTACCCGGTCAACCATACGGACTGCCTGGTCTCCGCGCTGCACCACTGCTTCGATGGCCCAACAGGCGAGCTGGCTCACGCCTTCTTTCCCCCGCACGGCGGCATCCACTTTGATGACAGCGAATACTGGGTCCTGGGTCCCACACGCTACAGCTGGAAGAAAG GCTGCCTAGACCGGCTGTTCGTGTGCACATCCTGGGCTCGGAGGGGATTTTGTGACACCCGCCGGAGGCTCATGAAGAGGCTCTGCCCCAGCAGCTGTGACTTCTGCTATG AGTTCCCCTTCCCCACGGTGGCCGCCACTGCACCACCACCCAGGACCAAGACCAGGCTGGTGCCTGAGGGCCGGAATGTGACCTTCCGATGTGGCCAGAAGATCCTTCACAAGAAAGGCAAAGTGTA CTGGTACAAGGACCAGGAACCCCTGGAGTTCTCCTACCCTGGCTACCTGGCGCTGGGCGAAGCACATCTGAGCATCATTGCCAACGCCATCAACGAGGGCACGTACACGTGTGTGGTGCGCCGGCGGCAGCGTGTGCTCAGCACCTACTCCTGGCGAGTCCGAGTGCGGGGCTGA